The genomic stretch TTCAGAGGAAGCCCCGCAAAAATAAGCTCAGAATCTCCGCGTTCTGATAATTTCTGGCCATCATTCCACAATGAAACCTGATATTTATTGTCTGCTTTTACAAAGATACTTGCATAATTTTTTATCTTAATGGACCCGCCGTCCGCGTATTGGAGATGGTTGGGAAGGTCAAGAACATTGAGGATCGTTGGCGCGATATCTTCCTGATCGTACTCCCCACTTACAACGCCAACTCTGGAATTTGGAGAAAATATAACAAATGGTATCCTCAGGCTTTCCTGCCTGGATGAGTATTTATCCGACGAGTGCCCGCCTCTTTGCGCGTCTTTTTTGGCAAAGGACATCCCGTGGTCTGCAGTGAAAAATATGGCGATCCTGTTCTCCGATGCTGTTTTGTAAAGAGGATAGAAATCCCTATCAAGGTCTTCGATCAAGCTAACATAATCATCCTCTCCAAGATTATGACCACCGCTATCTATCGCGCCCACATTCAATGTCAAAAAGAACTTCTGCGCCGGGTGGTTCTTTATCATTGATTCTGCAACAGCATTGGCCGCATCGATTCCCCATTTGTTGTATGCTGAATATCTCTCCACGCCTGCCCGTTTATTCAAATATTCTGGGAGTTTCATCTTCCAATCGTTCATTAATTCATAAACGCCGGATGGCGCCGCTTTTGCCTGTAGCGATAACTGCGGTTCATCGATCGAATTATTCTCCATGAACAGAATTATATCCTGCTCCTCTCGCATGTTCGAAAAATCTCCTGTTTCCATAACGGCCAGATTAGAAAAACCATGCTGCCTTGTGATATCGTATATGGTGGCTTCGGGGTAACCCACTATCTCCTCGTTCGCTCCTGAGTAACCAGTGACAATTATGGAATGAGCTATCCCAGTAACAGGTTGGGAAGTCTTGATATTGAGTATCCTTGTACCCGAGATAAGGTTTCTGGTATTTGCTTTTGGAAGCTCGCTCCCATCAAGGCTCAAAGCTTTGAATTCCGGATAATAGTACGATGAACCAAATCCATCCACAATAAAAAGGATTGCACTCTGAGGCCTATTGACATCATTAAATGACACTTCAGAGACTGCAAAAGCAATCCCTGACAATAAGAAAATCGTAACCCAAATTATCAAAACTTTTTTCATGAGTAACATACAGGTAGAATTCATTTTGACCCCACAATTTTTGAGATTTTTTCGTTCAGCAGCTTGCTCACTTCCTGACCGCTAACCTTACCCCGCAGCTCTTTCATGACCACTCCCATCAATGGTCCCGCAGAATTCAATCCTTTTTCCATAATAAAATCCATCTTGGATTCTATGATTTTATCGATAACAGTCTCTAATGCTCCAGTTTCCACCCCTATGCCCAGTGTTTGAACTGCTTTATCCACCGCCAATTCTGGCTTACTGGCTATGATTTTCAGGACACTGCCGATCGCTTCATTCGGTATCTTTCCATCAGCATGAAGCTTGAAAAGCTGGATAAGATTCGCTTCTATGATATTATGCACCGGCACACCTTCTTTTTCAAGTTCATAAAGTGTTGTTTCAAGCGTGCGCACCACTATGGTCGAACTGGCGCCAGGCGCCTGCCGCATGATATTTTCAAAAAGAACAAAGTTGCGTGAACGGGCGATCAGGGCTGCAAGCTCTTCACCCAGGGCAAACTTTTTCTGGTACCTCGCCATGCGATCTTCAATAAGCTCAGGCAATTTTATATCTTCAATCCTTTCTTCTGTGATCACGACAGGTGGGACATCAGTCTCAGGGTACATGCGTGCCGCTCCCGGAAGGGGTCTCATATAAGCCGAATTACCATCTGGAAGCGCTCGCCTTGTTTCCTCGGGAACGCACACCAGTGCCTCTCTTGCCCGGACAATAACAGCTTCCAGTGCCCCCCTGGCCTTCTCTCTGGCATCTGCGACCATTACCACACAATCGTTATCCTGCGCACCCACGGCTCTCCTGAGAACACCCGTTTCATCTTCGGTTATACCGTAATTTGGAAGTTCATCCGTGTGGAATATGCCTCCAACGCCGGATTTTTTTGCCCGGTCCGATAACTCTGTCCCGAATCTCCTACCGGGCTGAACTTCCCTCCCAACAAAACCGCCAAATCCTGGAAGATTTACCGCAAACACCACGCCTACCTTCAGTGCCTTTTGTATCACTTTTGAACTCGTATCTGCAAAAATTGATGTCACGTCCATGATATCATCAGTTACTGCTGCATTCCGTTCATTGAGTTCCTTTTTTATTTCCAGAAGGGCGACCTGTCTTTTAACTTCCTGCTCCACTATCGTTTCGATCATTGAAAGGTCCTGCACTCCTTTGATTTCGACCCTCGCTCCCTCTGTTATCGAAATATTGATATCCTGCCTTATGGTGCCCAGGCCGCGTTTCACTTTCCCTGTTGAACGCAATATCATGCCGAGCTTTTCTGCAACCTCTCTTGCATGCTGTGGTGATATTATATCCGGAGCAGTACCGATCTCAACCAGTGGAATGCCCAGGCGGTCGAGTGAATATACCACAGAATCCCCTTTATCTTCAACTTTCTGCGCCGCCTCTTCCTCAAGGCACAGCACGTCTATCCCCACCCGGCCAGAAGACGAATCCAGATATCCTTTTGTGGCCACAAGGCCGGTTCTCTGGAAACCCGATGTGTTTGAGCCATCTATGACAATTTTCCTCATGGTGTAGAGCTCTTCAACGATATTCATATTCAGCAATCTTGCGATCATGAGCGCATAATCAAGAGCCTCCTGGTTCAATTCGCGCGGCGGCTCTTCGTCATTCTCCACAAGACAGGTGGTGTCGTATGCTTTATAGATGAATTTTTTTGTGAGTTTTACTTCCTCAAGCGCCGCCCTGTCAACCACCCCCATCTCGCTCTGCGTGGGACGAAGATACCTGGAAAACTCAAAAATGGAATCCTTGGTGTCATGAAGAAGCGTAGGGCATCCGCAGAACAGCTTTTCTTTTGTGTCCAGCTGCTGGTGAATCTCAAGCCCCGATTTCAATCCAAGCGCTCTGTAGTCGTGAGTCATGGGCATCATTGATATTATGCAATCTATAAAACAATTGTCATTTCATAATTGTCGATATTTTTAAATACAATCCTGAATATTGAAATAAGTATGCAGGAAAAACATCTAAAAATGCTCGGAGTTATTATAATTTTTATTGGCCTTGCGATTTTGCTTTTCACATTTTATGAGGCATATTCCTACATGAAATCACCATACCCGGCCCTTGACTCTCCACAGGTGTCCAGCACACTTACTTCAGGACAGCCTGACATAAACAGGGCTATGGCACAGGCATTTTCCCCATTCTTTAACTCGATCATTCCCCTTATCTATTCCTCAGGCTATATGTTTGTGATGGGATTGATTGGTTTCTGGACAATGGGAAGGGGAATACAGCTTGTAAAATAGTGGATTTTATTGAGGAATAATTTGGACATATCCTTTATCAACAAATCAACCTCCCCAAAAATTTCGTAAACATTTCCAGATCATCCACCCGGATATTCTCATCGTCTGCATGGGCATTGCTCTCAAGCCTTCTCCCAAGTCCAAAACAGCATGCTGGCAGCCCCGTTACCTTCGCGGCATAAGCCACGTCAAGGCTTCCCTGTGCCCCTGCAAGCCTGACCTCCCTGCCTGCAACCTCGGTTGCCACATTCTGGACTTCCTTCACCCATGGATGATTCATGTCAGTCAGCATGGGAGCGTAGATATCATCGCAGCTCAACTTTAGATCAATATCAGGATGCTTTTCCCTGACGCGTGAGATTGCTGCATTCATCTCCCTGCATACCTCATCGAACTTCTCTTCCGGGATATAGCGGCGGTCACCTTTCATCGTGCAACGGTCCGGGACGATATTTTGTTTCACACCTGCGTTTATCACAGTGATATTGAGGACTGGCAAAAGGGTATTTATCCCGGTTTTCTGACTTATTACCGTGCTTGTCGGTACCTTTGAACGTCTTCTCTCAATCTTGGCCTTCAGTTCCATCAATTCGTTCATGACCGGGATGGATCTCTCGATAGCATTCACACCAAGAAAACTGCTACCGCTGTGATACGATCTCCCCAAGACGTCTATCTGCCAGTCCACGTTCCCATTGGATGCTATAGTGATATCATCGCTGTCCCCGTCCATACTCAGGAAATAATCCGCTTTCAGTTTCCCCAGGTCGGCCAGATAGCACAGGCCAGAATACGGCCCCATCTCTTCATCAGTGGTCAGGGCAATATTCAGGTTGTACTTTGGTTTAATGTCCAGTTCCTTCATTGCCGAGAGAACAGTCAAAAGCGCAGCTGGTCCACCCTTTGAGTCAGCCACGCCGCGCCCGAAGATGCTGCCATTCTTAATAGTGCATTCAAACGGCGGCACGCTCCAGCTATTGCTTGCGGGCACAACATCAAGGTGAGTATTTATCAAAAGGTTTTTTGGCGCTCCGACATCCAGTCTTGCAGACAGGTTCATGCGCTCGCCTGCCAGATGAGAAAGCCTTGGATTTTTTTCCTCGAATAATTGGCGCGGCATTACCACGGTCTCCACCGTGAAGTCAAGGTTCTCAAGCTTTTGCGCCATGAGTTCCATGATCTTTCCATAGTTCTCACCCGGCGGGACCTGCGTGGGAATTCGAACAAGCCCATCAAGTGTCTTTATTGTTTCATCGGTCTTTGATCCCAGATAGTCAATTAAAGCCTGCATCTTGACCATAAGAAGCTGTTATCATCCAAATCCTTTTTGCTTTGGCCTCTGCTATTAGACAAAAAATGACACTCGAAGAAGAGATAAAGGCGATCGAAGAAGAAATAAGCAAGACCAAGTACAATAAGGCCACCGAACATCACATAGGTCGGTTAAAAGGAAAACTTGCCTTTCTCAAGGAAACTGCGTTGAAGAGGGCATCCTCCAAATCAGGAGGGGAAGGCTTTTCCGTCAAGAAATCCGGGGATGCATCAGTCGTACTTGTCGGGTTCCCCTCCGTGGGAAAAAGCACATTGTTGAACAGCCTTACGGGAACAGAGTCGCAGGTTGCTGCATATGAATTCACCACTCTCGATGTAGTGCCAGGGGCGCTTGAATACAAAGGGGCCACTATCCAGATACTGGACGTGCCCGGTCTTACAAAAGGCGCTGCCTCAGGAAGGGGAAGGGGCAAAGAAGTCCTCGCGGTGGTAAGGAACGCAGACCTGGCGGTGATACTGCTTGATGTTTTCCAGCCAGTTCACCATGATATTCTTGTTCAGGAACTGTATGATGCAGGGATACGTGTCAATTCAAGACCGCCTGATGTAACTATCGTGAAAAAACCAAAGGGCGGCATAAGCGTAAACAGCACGGTAGATCTAAATCTCGATGATGATACAATAAAAGTGATATTGGGAGAGTACAGGATTCATAACGCAAATGTTGTGATACGTGAAAATATAACCATCGACCAGTTGATCGATGCCATACTGGGCAACCGTAAATACATACCTGCTATCGTGGTAATTAACAAGATCGACCTCGCAGATGAACAAATGCTCGAAGAATGCAATGAGAAATTCCCTGATGCTCTTCTCATTTCGGCTGATAAGAAAGTCCATATCGAAGAACTTAAAGAAAAGCTGTATCAGGAACTCGGGTTCATCAGGATTTTCCTGAAACCCCAGGGGCAGCCGCCCGACCTGAACGAACCCCTGATTGTAAGATACGGCTCCACAATTGGCGATATATGCGACAAGCTCCACCGTGATTTCAGGAACAGGTTCAGGTACGCACAGATCTGGGGCGATTCCGCAAAACACAAAGGGCAACGCACGGGTCTTGACCACGTACTTTATGATAATGATATCCTGACGATAATATTGAGGAAATAAATAATGAAACCAGTGACGCCTCTCCTGACCGTGGATGCACTAATAATATACGAAGGTAAAATTGTTCTCATAAAACGCAAGAATGCGCCCTACAGGGATCATTTCGCACTCCCGGGCGGTTTCGTGGAGGTAGGGGAGACGGTTGAAGCTGCGGCTGCCCGAGAGGCAAAGGAGGAAACAGGGCTTGATATCAGGCTTATCAAGCTCCTGGGCGTGTATTCTGACCCTTCGCGTGACCCGAGAGGCCACACAGTTTCTGTGTGTTTCCTCGCCACCGGGAGTGGAAACCTTAAAGCTGGTTCGGATGCTAAGGATATCAAGCTCTCTTGTCTTAATGAAATACCAGAACTGGCATTTGATCATAATAAGATCATAGAAGAAGCTAAGAGTGATATCAATGGAATTCTGTCCTAATTGCAAAAGCATGATGATACCTGCAAAGAATGTTTTTAAATGCAGGAAATGCGGATTTGAACAAGAAATTAAAAAAGGATTTATCTCAAAGACCGAAAGGAATGAGCGCGAAGTAACGGTATTGGAGCAGAGGGAGATGGGAATGCCAACCACCCGGGCAAGATGCGAAGAGTGCGGGAATGACACCGCATACTGGTGGTTGCGCCAACTTCGTGCGGCTGATGAAAGTGAAGTCAGGTTCTTCCGGTGCACCAAGTGCGGGATGACCTGGCGTGAATATAGCTAGATCCCGCTTATACCATAGGATTCCAGAATCACTTCCCCATTCAGGTGACCTGCATGGTAGGTCATACCAGTTTCGAGGTCGTTTACCGTAATCTCCGCGGGAGCGAAGACGTTGGCATCTATCTTGAAGAAATCATAACCGGCATCCTTGAAAGTCCTGTAAAACGGTTTTCCATAGTCCTTTGAAGTGGATGAAGGGACCTGCTTGAATAACGCTTCATCAAATCCTCTTACGGTCAGGAACACTGAGCCGTAGTATATCACACTGTCGTTAGTGCTGCCCATGGCTTTCAGGTCATCCTTGACCACAGGCGCAATGGGTGCGCATCCCGAGCCGCTCACTATCTTGGTGGTATCGTAACCCAGTTCGTTCAGTTTGAATATAGCGGTCTCGACCACACGTCCAGAGACCTGCACAGAACCCACCATGCTTGCCGTGGGCGCAATAAGAGCTACTACATTGGCGGGCTCAACGTGGCTTGCCTCGGCAATTGTCTCGATCACCTTCTCATCAGGGAGCTGGTTCGATTCAAGAGCGATAACGGCATATTCGTAATCATCCTCGTACTTTATTCGCTCATAGGTTTTCTTTGGCTTGAGCGCGAGCGCCCTTGCAGGGCCGGAACCCATGGCAAAATACTTATCCACGCTTATCCGCCACCCCGCTTTCTGTGCGCCAAGGCAGGATATCGCGGGATGGTCTGTAAAAATATCCACGAAAGAAAGCGGGATTTCATTCACTTTATGCACTGTTATTGAGCTTGCCCCGAACCCACCCATGCAGATTTCCGTGAACATGAGACCCGCTTCGTATCCCCCGTCGGCGTTTATCCCGCAGTCTATGACCTTTGCACCGTTTTTAAGTTCAATGACTTTTACTTTTAATTCCTCCGACCAGTCCATCATTTCTTCCGCGATTTCCATTGCTTTTTCATTAACGCT from Candidatus Methanoperedens sp. encodes the following:
- a CDS encoding sulfatase-like hydrolase/transferase; its protein translation is MKKVLIIWVTIFLLSGIAFAVSEVSFNDVNRPQSAILFIVDGFGSSYYYPEFKALSLDGSELPKANTRNLISGTRILNIKTSQPVTGIAHSIIVTGYSGANEEIVGYPEATIYDITRQHGFSNLAVMETGDFSNMREEQDIILFMENNSIDEPQLSLQAKAAPSGVYELMNDWKMKLPEYLNKRAGVERYSAYNKWGIDAANAVAESMIKNHPAQKFFLTLNVGAIDSGGHNLGEDDYVSLIEDLDRDFYPLYKTASENRIAIFFTADHGMSFAKKDAQRGGHSSDKYSSRQESLRIPFVIFSPNSRVGVVSGEYDQEDIAPTILNVLDLPNHLQYADGGSIKIKNYASIFVKADNKYQVSLWNDGQKLSERGDSELIFAGLPLNTSYTLKASGAEIAYEEHIFLDSDKNLNFYRKESVFNYNRIFAIILILIVMAAGFIVIRKMKD
- the gatE gene encoding Glu-tRNA(Gln) amidotransferase subunit GatE produces the protein MTHDYRALGLKSGLEIHQQLDTKEKLFCGCPTLLHDTKDSIFEFSRYLRPTQSEMGVVDRAALEEVKLTKKFIYKAYDTTCLVENDEEPPRELNQEALDYALMIARLLNMNIVEELYTMRKIVIDGSNTSGFQRTGLVATKGYLDSSSGRVGIDVLCLEEEAAQKVEDKGDSVVYSLDRLGIPLVEIGTAPDIISPQHAREVAEKLGMILRSTGKVKRGLGTIRQDINISITEGARVEIKGVQDLSMIETIVEQEVKRQVALLEIKKELNERNAAVTDDIMDVTSIFADTSSKVIQKALKVGVVFAVNLPGFGGFVGREVQPGRRFGTELSDRAKKSGVGGIFHTDELPNYGITEDETGVLRRAVGAQDNDCVVMVADAREKARGALEAVIVRAREALVCVPEETRRALPDGNSAYMRPLPGAARMYPETDVPPVVITEERIEDIKLPELIEDRMARYQKKFALGEELAALIARSRNFVLFENIMRQAPGASSTIVVRTLETTLYELEKEGVPVHNIIEANLIQLFKLHADGKIPNEAIGSVLKIIASKPELAVDKAVQTLGIGVETGALETVIDKIIESKMDFIMEKGLNSAGPLMGVVMKELRGKVSGQEVSKLLNEKISKIVGSK
- a CDS encoding ArgE/DapE family deacylase, which gives rise to MVKMQALIDYLGSKTDETIKTLDGLVRIPTQVPPGENYGKIMELMAQKLENLDFTVETVVMPRQLFEEKNPRLSHLAGERMNLSARLDVGAPKNLLINTHLDVVPASNSWSVPPFECTIKNGSIFGRGVADSKGGPAALLTVLSAMKELDIKPKYNLNIALTTDEEMGPYSGLCYLADLGKLKADYFLSMDGDSDDITIASNGNVDWQIDVLGRSYHSGSSFLGVNAIERSIPVMNELMELKAKIERRRSKVPTSTVISQKTGINTLLPVLNITVINAGVKQNIVPDRCTMKGDRRYIPEEKFDEVCREMNAAISRVREKHPDIDLKLSCDDIYAPMLTDMNHPWVKEVQNVATEVAGREVRLAGAQGSLDVAYAAKVTGLPACCFGLGRRLESNAHADDENIRVDDLEMFTKFLGRLIC
- a CDS encoding GTP-binding protein, which translates into the protein MTLEEEIKAIEEEISKTKYNKATEHHIGRLKGKLAFLKETALKRASSKSGGEGFSVKKSGDASVVLVGFPSVGKSTLLNSLTGTESQVAAYEFTTLDVVPGALEYKGATIQILDVPGLTKGAASGRGRGKEVLAVVRNADLAVILLDVFQPVHHDILVQELYDAGIRVNSRPPDVTIVKKPKGGISVNSTVDLNLDDDTIKVILGEYRIHNANVVIRENITIDQLIDAILGNRKYIPAIVVINKIDLADEQMLEECNEKFPDALLISADKKVHIEELKEKLYQELGFIRIFLKPQGQPPDLNEPLIVRYGSTIGDICDKLHRDFRNRFRYAQIWGDSAKHKGQRTGLDHVLYDNDILTIILRK
- a CDS encoding NUDIX hydrolase gives rise to the protein MKPVTPLLTVDALIIYEGKIVLIKRKNAPYRDHFALPGGFVEVGETVEAAAAREAKEETGLDIRLIKLLGVYSDPSRDPRGHTVSVCFLATGSGNLKAGSDAKDIKLSCLNEIPELAFDHNKIIEEAKSDINGILS
- a CDS encoding transcription factor S; translated protein: MEFCPNCKSMMIPAKNVFKCRKCGFEQEIKKGFISKTERNEREVTVLEQREMGMPTTRARCEECGNDTAYWWLRQLRAADESEVRFFRCTKCGMTWREYS
- the mch gene encoding methenyltetrahydromethanopterin cyclohydrolase → MLSVNEKAMEIAEEMMDWSEELKVKVIELKNGAKVIDCGINADGGYEAGLMFTEICMGGFGASSITVHKVNEIPLSFVDIFTDHPAISCLGAQKAGWRISVDKYFAMGSGPARALALKPKKTYERIKYEDDYEYAVIALESNQLPDEKVIETIAEASHVEPANVVALIAPTASMVGSVQVSGRVVETAIFKLNELGYDTTKIVSGSGCAPIAPVVKDDLKAMGSTNDSVIYYGSVFLTVRGFDEALFKQVPSSTSKDYGKPFYRTFKDAGYDFFKIDANVFAPAEITVNDLETGMTYHAGHLNGEVILESYGISGI